The Ficedula albicollis isolate OC2 chromosome 1, FicAlb1.5, whole genome shotgun sequence nucleotide sequence CATTTGTAGAGCTGGACTTGTGTCAGCCACAGATTTGTCTGTTGCCCTTGAGTGAAAACAAcgggctgctccaggctggcctCACAAAGCTTCTCAGCCTGCCCCTGAGCAAGTCCAAAGATGGATTTCCAGGCTTACCCTCCCTATGTGGTGGCTGCACCTGGTGCAAATAAAATTCAGGCCTTCCCTAGCACCCTGTTGCTAGATCAAAGATTGTATTTTGATTGTAAGGTTACCTGAAGGTAAGAGATACAGTCCTGCTTTACAGTTTCTAGGAGAATGGCTTCCTTTTGAAATTTAGTAAGGAAACACTCAAATCACAGAGCCATCATGGAGATGCTTTGGGTTGAaggagaccttaaagatcatctatttgaatccctcctgccatggcagggataccttccactagaccaggtggcTCCtagccccatccagcctggccttgaatactgCCAGGGGTGGGGAATTTTTGGTGGTGTCTGTTTTACTGGGATAACTTGTAAATATGGTTCTTTGGAGGAGAGGTTGGAAAGGCTTCTGAGTTTAGGCACATGGTTTgactcagtgctgtgctggttgAACAGTCAGTGCCTTGAGGCCATGCTCTGCCATCTTCTGGGAGTGTCCTGTGCCCCTCTTTGGGGTGAAGCTGCATTTCTGGGGGCATAGTCTTCAGTCAGGAGCACCTGTAAGGTGTTGCAGGGCTGTAACACCTCCTTGGTGCCCTCATCTACTGAAGGTCTCCTTTTGATCCCAGACTAAATCACTTCTGTTGAGCTCTGTACATGTCCAATCCTGCTTTGTCTGTTTGGCTTCCCATGGTCTAAAACATATCTTGGCTCTTGCAGGGAATTTGAGCCTGTTGTCTCTGGTTTAAGCCATGAGATGACTGTGCCTGGCATGCCTACTTAAGATCTTTAGTTGctaaaaattactgtgaatGGAAGGCAGGTAGTGAATTACTGACTTCTCTGCCATTGAGGTctaatttctggttttacacACTTACTTCATGTGTTGCTTTGTGGTTCCCTCCTCCTTGTTCTTCATGAATTGCAGTCCTAGCATAGACCATGGTACTGTCTCACCCTTTGTTAACATCTATGGCTGCCTGTTTGAACTTGTGGCCTTTTGTTAGCAATTGTGTTAAGATACAGGAAAACTTCTCTGTTTATACAATGTTTTTTACATGTGCTCAGCAGAAAATTATATAAGCAGAAATAGATTTATTTACAGCTTGATAATGCAAAGATTAGTCTATTGTTAACAGGTCATCCTGTGGCCTTCcattttggaatttttaaaaaattctttgtctgtatttaaaattaaaatattactcATGGCTGAGGAGATAAAAGAAAGCTCCTGTACCTCTGGTCATTCTTGGCACATGATACCTGGTTCCCTCAGGTATTTAAAGAGTCAATTTTGCATGTTGAAATGTTGATTTTGAAAGAGAGAGATGGTTTTAAGACTGAGGGTTTTGTTTCAAGCTTGTGTATGCTCTTTACATTCCTTTGTCTTCTGTGATTTCTTAGGCCATTTATGATGTTCACTTACAAAAATCAGAACTTAATCCTCAACTGGTTTTCTGTATGTGTTTTCTCATAACACAAGCGATATAAATCTCACTAATGCTCAGTGGCAATAGTGACAATTTGTGTGTCACATGTCTGTAAGGTtttgggatgtgcaggatgAGAATGCATTATAAGGACCATACAACAGGATCTTAGCGCTCCTGAACTTtgtgtaaaataataatttttaaaaatttataaatacGGTCAGGTTCACTCATTAGACAGCTCACTTTAGTTGTCTTCTTGATCTTCTGGCTTATTTTGTCTCCTTTATGTGGAATTCCTATTTCAGAGCAGTTCCTGCagttttatttaacattttttaatgtcagaTGTGATGGAGGCAGATGACAGACAAATTGACATGGCGACTCTTTGCAAGCTTGTTTCAGCCAGTTCAGAGCAGTGAGCAGATGAAAGATATTTCCAGGCTGGCatgttttcttatttaatgATTACCCCAGTGTTTTCTAACAAGATGAGAATATGCTTACAAAAGCAGATGTTAATATGCCATAAAAGATGCATGTCTTCTCCATTTCTTacatgcttttctgtttttcagaattcaATCCGTCACAACCTGTCTCTGCACAGCAAGTTCATCAGAGTGCAGAATGAAGGAACAGGGAAGAGTTCCTGGTGGATGCTCAATCCTGAAGGAGGGAAGAGTGGCAAATCTCCTAGGAGGCGAGCAGCATCCATGGATAACAACAGCAAGTTTGCcaaaagcagaggcagagctgccaagaAAAAAGCAGCCCTTCAGTCTGGTCAAGAGGGAAATGGTGACAGCCCCGGCTCACAGTTCTCGAAGTGGCCTGcaagtcccagctctctcagtaACGATGACTTCGATAACTGGAGTACATTTCGACCCAGAACGAGCTCTAATGCTAGCACAATTAGTGGAAGACTTTCTCCTATTTTGCCAGAGCAAGATGACCTTGGAGATGGGGATGTGCACTCCATGGTATACCCGTCATCGACCACCAAAATGACTTCTACTCTACCGAGCCTTTCAGAGATGAGTAATTCTGAGAACATGGAAAATCTTTTGGATAATCTCAACCTCTTGTCACCTAATACATCAATGACTGTGTCAACCCAGTCTTCATCTGCCACCCTGATGCAGCAAACACCAGGTTACTCATTCGCATCCTCGACCACAAGTATAGGTTCAGCGAATCCTGACTACAGGAAATTCACTTACGCCCAAGCTAGCATGAACTCTTTGTCCCAGATTCCTATGCAGGCTCTCCAAGACAGTAAATCAAGCTACGGATCGATGAACCAATACAACTGTCCTGCGGGACTTCTGAAGGAGTTGCTGACTTCCGATTCCCCGCCGCACGGCGATATCCTGGCGCCGGTGGACGCCGGTGTTTCCCAGGCCGGCGGCAGGGCGCTGGGCCAGGGCGTGCTGATGGTGGCCAACTCGGTGGTGCCCAGCTACGGCAGCCAGCCCCCCCACGGCAAAATGATGAACCCCAGCGCCCGCCCTCACCAGGGACACAACCAGCCAGCGCCTGCAGTCAACGGCCGTGCCTTGTCACACACCGTGAGCGCCATGTCACACACGGCGGGGCTGAGCCGCCTGTCCACCGTGAAGACTTCCTTACAAGTGCCTATGAGTCACCCCATGCAGATGAACGCCATGAATCCCTACGCCCCTGTTAACAGTTGCAACGGCTACGGGAGGGTGGGAATTGTTTCCCTCCACCAAGAGAAGCTTCCCAGTGACTTAGATGACATGTTAATTGAACGGTTGGACTGTGACATGGAGTCGATTATCCGTAATGACCTTATGGATGGAGAAACATTAGATTTTAACTTTGACAGTGTATTGCCTAACCAAAGTTTTCAGCACAGCGTAAAGACAACCACACACAGTTGGGTGTCAGGCTAGGATGTAGTAGGAGGTAAGCTGTGCTTTTTATAATAAATCTGCAAAACAGctaaagggaaaagaaagaaatgtcaaGATGCTTAAAATCTGGGAGTTCTTCTGTGTTGGCATGTGAACTCCCTCAGTAACAGTCAGTCACTTTCCAGTCCTTTGCTAGTTTGAGAATCAGATTTGCACTGATGCATTAGGACTGTCAAGTACCGACTTCTCTTACTTCATGTGGAGTGTTAATGTTTTGTCATTgatgttttaaacaaaacacttgCTGGTTACTAGCCAGTAAcgaatacttttttttccccatttaaagCATCTTAAAGCTAGCTTGAACATATTTTAATAGATTTATTCATCTGTTGTGAATGttaatttgttctttttgttgttttttctttcttcctagGCTATGGTTAAATTCTCCAGACTTGTCTGACAGCAGGAACTGAGAAAAGCAGTACAAAGATGTCCTTCacctttctttttaatgttcttgACGAAGCTGTGCGCATGCACTAACTTTTTTtgggggtcttttttttttcccttttttcttcctttcgTCAGAGTTGGCAGCAGATAGAGTATTTTCCTGTACAGGATGTTTGCCCAAGGTTTGCAGGTTATGTGCTGCTGTAGATAAGAACTGTGCCATTGGAAATTTCGTTACTCTGAAGTGCCAAATTCACTACACCATATAATCACAGCAAAGACTCTTACTTACATCATGTTGTGCTTTCGGTTTTGTACAGTATGATCTGTAGAAGAAGAATTGTTTTTTAAGACTATCTGTTTTGGTCCAAGAAAAGTTTATAAACTTTTGTAAGAATACTGTGATGATCTCATGCCCTAAGTAAGTTTAACCTTTGTTGATGTTACCTGTGTTTTGATGAATTGAGATAACTGTGGACTTGCCTTGCAGCAGTATGAACTGCATTATTTTACTCAAAATTGCCACACATTTCACATGGGAATAGAATAGCCTGTTAAATATGATCCTACTAAACTCACTGACTATTCAAAGCAAACAGTAGGTTAAATGCCATTTGATAAGTTACCTGTATTTGTGTAAATTTATGCAAGAATATATCTGGATTTCATTGTCAGATTAATCACTTTATTGTTGGGCTTAAGATAATTTTTGGAATACTTTCCAAGCTATTTTTCTTATAATTAAAATCTACTTTTGTTACATAggcaactttaaaaaaaataaatctgagatCTGGCAGCATTCATAACCTCTTCATTTTGTACAGTATTTTAACTGGATTAAGTACATGTTTTTATAAATTTCCCTAGCACCTGGGAGTGCTAATAAAGGAAAAGCTTAATAAGGATCTTGaatacaaaacatttctgtccctttttttgttgtgtgaTGTAAAAATATAGACAACTTTatgtttagaaatatttaatcagttttatatatgcatttttagaaatgtCATCTGCTTCTATTATCATTTTAACTACCACAAAGTGTTAAGTATTCATTGTTAAGATGCTTGTACAATGCttcacatttatatttatttcatggaGGTCTCATAATGTTTGTGCACTCAAGAGCAGGACCTTTTGCGGAAAATTTGTAATTGTAGTAAAATTAATgacaaaattttcatttgtcttaATTAGCATTAGTTCTAGTTTCATCAGTGTTTCTGTTGTAAAGCAGTAGATTTGAAGAGgcaaaaaatgctgcttttgagTGGGAGACTAAAACTTTAACCTTACTGGAGGACAAAACATTACTTGTTTTCAAAGGAAGGATAAAGTAAGTGGCAAAGTTACACAAATGCATGAGTTTTAGGGTAGGGGAGAGCATTAATCACAGAGATCTGGTTTCTGTGGACAAACTTGGTCTGGCTGGAATAAGCACACTGACAGCTACCTGAGCATTTTCAGGAGTGGATCTTGGAATGAATGATTCGTTTTTTTGTAATTGCATGATACAGTTTTCATGGATGTGTGAATAACTGGCCTCACCTGTCTTTTCACAATGGTTGCTACAC carries:
- the FOXO1 gene encoding forkhead box protein O1, yielding MLNPEGGKSGKSPRRRAASMDNNSKFAKSRGRAAKKKAALQSGQEGNGDSPGSQFSKWPASPSSLSNDDFDNWSTFRPRTSSNASTISGRLSPILPEQDDLGDGDVHSMVYPSSTTKMTSTLPSLSEMSNSENMENLLDNLNLLSPNTSMTVSTQSSSATLMQQTPGYSFASSTTSIGSANPDYRKFTYAQASMNSLSQIPMQALQDSKSSYGSMNQYNCPAGLLKELLTSDSPPHGDILAPVDAGVSQAGGRALGQGVLMVANSVVPSYGSQPPHGKMMNPSARPHQGHNQPAPAVNGRALSHTVSAMSHTAGLSRLSTVKTSLQVPMSHPMQMNAMNPYAPVNSCNGYGRVGIVSLHQEKLPSDLDDMLIERLDCDMESIIRNDLMDGETLDFNFDSVLPNQSFQHSVKTTTHSWVSG